The nucleotide sequence CGATGGAGAGGTTGAGACAAATGCTAGTTTTAATTTTGCGGAATGTTCAGATGAAGAGGTAGAAGAGTTAAGAGAAGAAATTATTGACGAAAAAGGTTTTTACATTCCTCCTAGTGAGCTTTTTGAAAATATACGGAAGAGAAGTAATTCAGATAGCGAATGGGCTAGGTCAAGCTTGAACGAAAAACTTGATTCGGTATTTCGTAATATCGAGCAATCATCTCAGGGAAGTGAATCTGAAGGTAATTTTGCAGGATTGTTTACAGATTTTGACGTTAATAGCAATAAGCTAGGCTCAAATGTTTACAAGAGAAATGAGAAACTTGTAAAGTTGATCAATGGTATAGCTAATATGAATTTAGCATCTATTAAGGATCAAAATATAGATGCTTTTGGTGATGCTTACGAGTATTTGATGGGAATGTATGCATCGAATGCTGGCAAATCTGGTGGTGAGTTCTTTACGCCTGCTGCTGTATCTGAACTTTTAACTCGTCTTGGAACGGTTGGGAAGAAGGAAGTAAACAAAGTCTATGATCCAGCATGTGGGAGTGGTTCGCTTCTTTTGAAGTCGCTTAAGGTTTTGGGTAGAGATGCTGTTTGTGATGGGTTTTTTGGACAAGAGATCAATATAACGACTTATAATCTTTGTCGTATTAATATGTTTTTGCATGATGTGGGGTTTGACAAATTTAATATTGAATGTGATGATACTTTGGTTTCTCCGAAACACTGGGATAATCAGCCATTTGATTTGATTGTTTCGAATCCTCCATATTCGATTAAGTGGGAAGGGTCTGACAATGTTACGCTTATTAGTGATTTGAGGTTTTCTCCTGCAGGAGTGCTTGCACCGAAGAGTAAAGCGGACCTTGCTTTTGTTATGCATATAATTTCTTGGCTTTCACCGAGTGGTACTGGTGCGATTGTATGTTTTCCTGGCATTATGTATCGTGGGGGATCGGAGAAAAAGATTCGTGAGTATTTGGTAAACGAAAATTATATTGATTGTATTATTCAATTGCCATCAAATTTATTTTTTGGGACTTCTATTGCGACTTGTATCATGATTATGAAGAAAAATAAGAAGAATAACAAAACTCTTTTCATTGATGCGAGTAATGAATATGTTAAAGATACGAATAATAACAAACTAAACCAAGAAAACATTAATAGAATTGTTGAAATATTTACAAAGCGTGAGGATATTGATCATATTTCCCGCTTGGTTAGTTATGAAGAAATTAAAGAGAATGATTTTAATCTTTCTGTATCAACTTATGTTGAGGCTGAAGATACTAGAGAGAAGATTGATATTGTGAAGCTTAATTCCGAGATAAAAGAGATCGTTTTACGTGAAGAGATGTTAAGGAAAGAAATTGACAAAATTATCGAGGAAATTGAGAGGGACAATGAGTAAACTTGATAAATTGATAAAAGAACTTTGTCCTGATGGAGTTGAGTATTTTAAAGTGGAAACTATTTGTAATATATCAAGAGGTCGAGTGATGTCTAAAAATTATTTAAGAAATAATAAGGGAGAATATCCTGTTTATTCATCACAGACTGAAAATGATGGTAAACTTGGAGAAATATCGACATATGACTTTGATGGTGAATATATAACTTGGACAACAGATGGGGCACATGCAGGTTCAGTATTTTATAGATATGGTAAATTTAGTATAACTAATATATGTGGGATGTTAGAAGTTAAGGAAAAAAGTAAAAACTTAGTTAGATATATTTATTATATTTTAAAATTATATGCAAAAAAATATGTGAATAAAGGAATGGGTAATCCTAAATTGATGAGTAATGTTATGGGAAGCATAAAAATCCCAATACCACCTCTAGAAATTCAAGAAGAGATTGTACATATTTTAGATTCGTTTACAGAGCTTACAGCAGAGCTTACAGCAGAGCTTACAGCAGAGCTTACAGCAAGAAAGAAACAGTATGAGTATTATAGAGATAAGCTATTTACGTTTGGTGATGATGTGCCGAGGGTAAAACTCAAGGATGTTGCAACGATAATTAGAGGTGGAAATTTTCAGAAAAAAGATTTTAGAGATGAAGGATTTCCATGTATTCATTATGGGCAGATATATACAAAATATGGAATGAAAGTTAAAAATACAATTAGTTTTGTTGAGGGAGAAATTTTTGAAAAATCAAAGAAAGCTCAGAAGAATGATATCATAATGGCAGTAACGAGCGAAAATCTTAAAGATTTATGTAAGTGTTTAGTTTGGTTGGGAGATGAAGATGCTGCAATTAGTGGAGATGCTGTAATTATTAAACATAATCAAAACCCATCTTATCTAGCTTATTATTTTTATACAGAAATGTTTTTTACGCAAAAACGTAGGTTAGCACATGGAACAAAAGTTATTAGAGTAACTCCGAGTAATTTATTAGATATAGAAATTCCTCTTCCCTCCTTAGAAGAACAAGAAAGAATAGTTTCAATACTTGATAAATTTGATAAGCTTTGTAACGATTTAACTGAAGGACTCCCTGCAGAGATTGAAGCGAGGAAGAAACAATACGAATATTATAGGGACAAGCTTTTGACTTTTAAAGAAAAATAAACAGAAAGGGTGATGTATATGTCTTTTTATAACGTTGTAGCTGAAACAAATGAAAATACTGTTGTGTATGAATATATTCCTAAGAAAAATCGTTCCGAACACTATCAAAGCGAGGCTGAACTTGAAAAAGAATTCATTAACATGCTTTGTGAACAAGGATATGAATATCTATCGATTAAAACGGAAAACGATTTGAAAAATAACTTAAGAGAAAAATTGGAAGAGCTTAATAAATATAAGTTTAGTAATTCTGAATGGAATAGTTTCTTTAAGTCTGTTATAGCAAATCCTAACGAACATATTGTAGAAAAAACCCAAAAAATTCAAGAGGACAACATACAAGTGTTAAAATGTGACGATGGTTCTTCTAAAAATATAACCCTAATTGATAAAAAGAATATACATAATAATTCTGTTCAAGTTATCAATCAATATGTGATTGGGAAAAAAGATGGAGCAAAATATAACAATAGATACGATGTGACCATTCTTGTTAACGGTTTCCCTCTCGTTCATGTGGAATTAAAACGTAGAGGGGTTGCCATAAAAGAAGCATTCAATCAAATTAATCGTTATCAGTCCGATAGTTTTTGGGCAGGATGTGGCTTGTATGAATATATTCAAATATTTGTTATATCGAACGGCACACATACTAAATATTATTCAAATACTACACGTTTCAACTCCGTCAAAAATTCTAAACAATCTGCATATAGAAACAAAAATAAAACGAGTAATAGTTTTGAGTTCACTTCTTTTTGGGCAGATGCAAAAAATAAAACTATTGCAGATTTAATTCATTTCACAGAAACATTTTTCGCAAAACATACCATATTAAATATCCTCACGAAATATTGCGTATTTACTTCTGAAAATATTCTCCTCGTTATGCGTCCGTATCAAATAACCGCAACAGAAGCTATCATTAATAAAATTAAAATGTCTAATAGTTGTAAAACTTACGGAAGTACTGCAGGAGGTGGATATATATGGCATACAACAGGATCAGGGAAAACACTAACTTCATTCAAAACTGCGAGAGAAGCCTCTAATCTAAATTTTATTGATAAAGTTTTGTTTGTTGTTGACCGTAAAGATCTTGACTATCAAACCATGAAAGAATATGACAGATTTGAAAAAGGTTCAGCAAATAGCAATGTAACGACAAAAATACTTGCAAGACAACTTGAAGATGAAAATTCTAAAATCATAATCACAACCATTCAAAAACTGTCTACATTCGTTAAGAAAAATCCTGACCATAAAGTCTATAAAAAGCACGTTGTAATTATTTTTGATGAATGTCATAGAAGTCAGTTTGGTGAGATGCACACTTCAATAACAAAGAAATTTTCAAAATATTATTTGTTCGGATTCACAGGAACGCCAGTATTTTCAGTTAATGCACTTAAAAAATCAGAAGCATGCACAACAGAATATATTTTTGGAGATAAGCTTCATGCGTATACCATTGTAAACGCTATAAATGATAAAAACGTTCTTGGATTTAAAGTTGATTATGTTAGAACAATGAATATGCAGCATGAAGATGAAATTGATGATGAAATGGTTAATGATATCGACCGTGAAAAGTTGATGATGCATCCTGAAAGAATAAAAGGTGTGACGAAATATATATTGAATAAATTTGATTTAAAAACTTATCGAGGACACAGTAAATATAGTTATTTCCATGATTTATTTACAAATATTTCTGAAATAGTTTCTAAAGATCATGGAGTTGTAGAAGGAATCAAAGAAAAACAACACATCATTGGATTTAATTCTATTTTTGCAGTTGCCTCTGTTAACATGGCAAAACTTTATTATGATGAATTCAAAAGGCAAATGGGAGAAGACCCTAAAAATAAATTGCGTATTGCGACTATATTTAGTTTTGGAGCTAATGAAGAAGAGTATGATGGAGATTTGGGAGATGAAAACCCAGAGAATGCTTCATCTCTTGATAAATCTTCTCGTGATTTTCTCGAGGAAGCCATAGAAGATTATAACAAAATGTTCCATACGAATTATGATACCTCAAGTGAAAAATTTCAAAACTATTATAAAGATGTATCTCTTCGTATGAAGAATAAAGAATTGGATCTTCTTATTGTGGTTAATATGTTTTTGACAGGATTTGATGCTACTACATTAAATACGCTTTGGGTAGATAAAAATTTAAAAATGCACGGACTTATTCAGGCATTTTCAAGGACTAATCGAATTTTTAATTCTGTTAAGAGTCATGGAAATATTGTGTGTTTTAGAAATCTTCAAAAATGTGTTGATGATGCACTCGTGGTTTTTGGAGATGATGATGCAAAAAGAGTTATTATTTTAAATAGTTTTAAAGATTATTACTATGGATACACAGATAAAGATGGTAAACGAATACCAGGATATTTAGAAATGGTTGAAAAATTGAAGGAAAATTTCCCTGTTTCGGACCCAAATATTATTGGAGAAAAAAATCAAGAAGAATTTGTATTACTTTTTGGTGCAATTCTTCGTATGCGTAATTTGTTAATATCGTTTGATGAATTTGCTGGAAAAGAGCTGATAACAGAGCGTGACTTTCAGGATTATCTTGGAAAATATCAAGATATCCGTGATGAATGGAATATTAAAAGAGATTCTGGAGAAAAAATGGATGTTGGTGATGACGTTGTATTTGAAGTGGAATTTATTAAAGAAATAGAAATCAATATTGATTATATCCTTATGCTTGTCAAAAAGTATCACGATACTAATTGTAAAGACAAAGAAGTAATTATTACAATAAACAAAGCAATTAACGCAAGCCCTGAACTTCGAAGCAAAAGACAACTTATTGAATCGTTCATTAAAACAGTTGATGTAACAGATGATATTTTTAATGAATGGGATAAGTATGTTATATCAAAATATGAAGAAGATGTAGAAAACATTGTGAAATCTGAAAATTTAAATTTAGAAGCAACGAAAATATTTTTGAAAAATGCATTCCGCAATGGAGAGATTAAAACATACGGAACAGACATCAATAGTTTTATGCCATCTATGTCAAGATTGGATAGAAGTAGTGGAATGAGTCGTGCTGAAAAGAAACAGAGCATTATATACAAACTAAAAGAATTATTTGAAAGATATTCTGGGATTTTAGGATTCAAGGAATTAGCAAGAGAATTAGATCAAACTAGTGAAGAAATTAAGGAGCCAGTTTTGGTAGGTACAGGTCAAAGTAACGATTAGTTTAACATTAAATAAATTCATTTAGCACCCAACGTAAAGTTGGGTGTATTTTTTTGTGAAATATCTCAAAAAACCAAAAATTATGTAAAAATATGAAATTTTGATCTTGACGGACCTTTTTTTTTTTTATAATGTATGGGTCGTTATTTTCATGTATTAAATAAATGGTGTTTTAGATTTTGTTACATTAATTTTTAGGAGGATATTAATTATGTTACGAAAAATATTATTGTCAATATGTGTTATCACTAGTGTTGGTATTGCAACCGTTTCATGTGCTACAAATAATAATAAAAATAGTACAAGCACTGTAAGTACTGTTCAAAATGATACAACTCAAGTACAAGAAGAACCTAAAAAAGAGGAGAAGAAGGAAATGACTTCAGCAGAGTTAGATGAAGCTCTAAATAATCAACCTGTTAAAATTATAAAAACGGAGTACATTTCTCAAGATAAAAAATTTTTACAGCCTGATCTTTTATCTGCAGTTTTTCAAAATGATAGTGGTACAGATATAAAGAATGCTGTTTTAGGATTTGTAGCTTGGGATGCTAATAATTTTCCTGTTAAAATAAAGAGTAAGTATGATTTTACTGATGGAGAATATTTTAAACGAGTAAATTGTAATGATGTTAACCTAGTTAATGGAACATCTTATGGTGAAAATTCTGGATTATCTATAGATAATGATAATATAGCAAAATTTAAGCCAATAGTGATTTCTTATACTGATTTTGATGGTAATACTTGGGAAAATCCATTACTAGAGGAATTTAAAAAAATGTATGTTGACAAAAAGTTAGTTGAATAGACAAAAATATATTGTTATTGAAGGAAAGGTTTATTAATAATGAAGAGAAGTAAATTATTATTAGTGTCTGCTGTTTTTAGCACACTTTATCTAATTTATATTTTTAGTTATTTTCTCAATGGGTTAGCTTCATCATCAAGTGGAGCAGAAGTTGTAGGAGTAGGTATAGCAAGTTTTTTGGTTGCACCGCATGTTTTTATGGTTTTATTAGGCGTTTTATTTAATTGGATAGGATGGGGAATGAATAAACGATGGGCAGCTTTAGTATCGGGAATTTTGTATTCTGTATCCATTTTCTTTATGATTTTATACGGGATATTTGTAATTATCCAAGTAATTTTATGTTTCGTAGGATATGCCAAAATGGGAAAGAAAGGATAGCTAATTAGCTGTCCTTTCTTGTTTTTTAAGGGGGATTTAATTGTTCTTTGTCGTATGTCAATATTTTAATTTGAAGATAAATCAAGTATAATTTATTGCGTGATAATGAATTTAATAGAAGATAGTTTGTAGTAAGGGAGATGTGTGATAGTGAGGCTTGTTGTAAAATATTTTGAAGAATTAACAACTATAGAGTTATATGAAATTTTGAAATCGAGAATGGAAATTTTTGTTGTAGAGCAGAAGTCTACACATCAAGATTTGGATGACAAAGATTATCAAAGTCTTCATATATTTTTCGAAGACAACAGAAGAGTAGTTGGATATGTTAGAGCTTTTTTTAAAGAAGATAATGTTGTGCAAATGGGTAGAGTATTGACTCTTTATCATGGTAAAGGTATTGGAAGGAAATTGTTAAAAGAAGGAATTGAACATATTAAAAATAAAATGAATCCTAAAGAAATTTATATAGATGCACAAAGTTATGCTGTAGGATTTTATGAACTTGTAGGTTTCGAGGTTTGTTCAGATGAATTTATACGAGATGGAATTCCACATATTGCGATGAATCTAAAATTATAAGATATTATTAATTTTGGGGGATGTGAAGATGTTAGTATGTAATCTCAACGAACGGTGCAAAAAAATTATGCGTCTTCTTTTGTGGGAAAATGATTATGTTTCTCTTCAAAAAATTGCAGATATTACTGGGGTATCTAGACGAAGTATCTATTATGATTTATGTAATATTAATGAATGGTTGGAGGAACGAGGAATAAAAGAGCTTGAGGTTGAACGTGGAAAGGGAATTCTGCTTTCTCAAGAGGATAAATTTAAAATTAAAGAATCGTTGGAAGAAAAAATATCGGAAAAATATTATGTGTTTTTACCTTCAGAGAGAGTTGAAATTATCATTTGTTATATTGTACATAGTAGGAAACCTGTTTATATTAATCATATTATGGATGTTTGTAAAGTTAGTCGTAATACTGTGTTTGGTGATATGAAGATTGCTATCCAAAAACTCCGCAAATATGAATTAGATTTAAAATATGAATCTAAGAAAGGATATGAGGTTGTTGGAGATGCTGTTAGGAAATGTGCTTTGTTTTTCTTGTATTTCAATAAGTTAAGAGCGTTGTTCAACGAAGGAGTTTTAAATTTTTTTGATAGAGAGAAGATATACAAAAATTATGAATGTTTGAATTTGTTAAAGAATGAATTGAAGATTGAATATATGGAAGGAGATTTATTATCCTTAGCTGCTTTAATGCCCGTTATGCATAACTATAGGGAGAAATTGCATTTTAGTGGATTGAAAAAAGAGGAAATTTTTAGAATTAAAGAATTTCAATTAGTTGAAAAATATTTTGATGAGCTTGAGGAGAATGAAAAGATATATTTGTGTCTTCATCTTCTTGCTTCACGTGTATCTGTAGCGACGGACAAATTCTTTGAAGATAGGGCTGATCAATCAGTTTATGGAATTACAAAAGCCCTTGTGACAGAATTTGAGAAAACTGCGTGTGTGAATTTTGAAGATAAAGAAGAATTAGAGCGAGCATTATTTGTTCATATCAAAACGTCGATGTATCGATATAAATATGGAATACAAATAGGGAATCCATTTGGCAATGATATTATTAGAGAATATCCGAACTTGTTTGATATTACAAGAAAAGTATCCCGTTATTTGGAGCAAATTATTGGTTTGCCGATACCAGATAGTGAAGTTGCGTATCTATCGTTGCACTTTGGTGCGTATTTAAAAGTTTGCAAATATCAGGGAAATAAACTTAGAATATTAATTGTGTGTGTAAATGGGATTTCAACAGGAAACATGATAAAGCGTGAAGTGCTGAAATTACTTTCAGATATAGAAATCGTTGGTGTTGTTTCGGCGGTAGACATAATTAATGCTCAAGATATTTGTGATCTTATAATTTCAACAGTTAACATCAAAACCATAGTACCCGTTATCGTGGTTAACCCTATACTTATGGATGAAGATAGAGAATACATATTGAATCATCATATGGTGCATGGAGTTCAGAAAAATAAAATTTCCAATCTGCTGTTTAATACGATAAAAAAATATGTCGATAAATCACAATACAAAAATTTGCAAAAAGATATTGTTCAGTGTTTGCAAGGTCATTCAAAAAATCTTGATATTTCTGTATCGGAAAAAGAAAATGGAATATTGGAATGTTTAAGTTTATCAAAAATTATGATAAGTGATGAAAGTTTGGTTTTGCAAGATAGTGTTTATCTTGCAGGCGAATGTCTTGTTGAGAATGGAAGTATAGAGAAAAGATATCTTGATGTTATTAATTTTCAAACGATGTATTATGGATCATATATGTTTATAACTGATAGGATCATGCTTGCACATGCAAAACCTGAAGATGGTGTGAACAAAATGGATATTTCTATGGCTGTGTTTAAAAATCCGATTTTGTTTAGAGAGGGAAAACGAGCTGAAATTATATTTGTTTTAGCTGCAGTAGATCATGAAAGACATTTGAAAATTTTGAATGATATTTTCAAAATTGCTGAGGATAAAGATATAATTGAAAGATTTGTTAATGCGAATACTAAAATGGAAATCTTTGAAATTTTAAATGAAATATTATAAAGACATCGACTCTTTGTTGGTGTCTTTTTTATTTAGTGAGTATTGTTTATTGCACATTTATACGATTACATTTGGACTTCTAGTTTATGCATGGAAGTATTATGATTTTGATATAGGAGAACAGAAAGGAGATGGTCAAGCATGGATTTGCTAGATAAAAAAAATGTAAGATTAATAGATGGTGCTAGCGACTGGAGAGAAGCCATTAGAATTTCGGTAATGCCACTTGAAGAAGGAGGATATGTAGAGCCTAGGTATAAAGAGGCAATTATCTCAGGAGTTGAGAAACTTGGGAGTTACATTATAATAGCACCTTCTATTGCTTTACCACATGCAAGACCAGAAGATGGTGTGCTTAAAAGTCAAATTGCAATCACTTTATTTAAAAACGAAATAAAGTTTGACAAAGAAAATGCTGTGGCACGATTATTTTTGACATTGGCAGCTGTGGATTCTAGCGGTCATCTAAATGCACTAATGAAAATTTCTGAAATTCTACAGGACAAAGAAAAAGTTAATAATATCTTAAAATCAGATAATGTAGAAACGTTATATGGTTATTTTAATTAAGGAAGGAGAAAAAGAGAATGCGTGAAATTTTGAATATTATTCAACAAATTTTATCTACACCTGCAATTTTTGTAGGGATTATAGCGATGATTGGATTATTGTTACAAAAGAAGGATGCACAATCTATTATTAAAGGGACAATTAAGACAATTTTGGGATTCCTTGTATTGAATGCTGGAGCCTCTGTTGTCCAGTCAGCAATTATTCCATTTGGTGATTTATTTCAATTAGCTTTTGGAATACAAGGAGTTGTTCCAAATAATGAAGCAATAACTTCTCTTGGATTAAATGAATTTGCAGTTGAAACTTCAGCTATATTTGCATTAGGTATGTGTGCAAATATTGTAATGGCACGATTCTCAAGATGGAAATATATTTTCCTTACAGGACACCATTCATTATATATGGCTTGTTTGATTGCGATCATTTTATCAATTGCAGGATTAAGTGGATGGCAATTGA is from Candidatus Arthromitus sp. SFB-rat-Yit and encodes:
- a CDS encoding DUF5780 domain-containing protein, translating into MLRKILLSICVITSVGIATVSCATNNNKNSTSTVSTVQNDTTQVQEEPKKEEKKEMTSAELDEALNNQPVKIIKTEYISQDKKFLQPDLLSAVFQNDSGTDIKNAVLGFVAWDANNFPVKIKSKYDFTDGEYFKRVNCNDVNLVNGTSYGENSGLSIDNDNIAKFKPIVISYTDFDGNTWENPLLEEFKKMYVDKKLVE
- a CDS encoding BglG family transcription antiterminator, producing the protein MRLLLWENDYVSLQKIADITGVSRRSIYYDLCNINEWLEERGIKELEVERGKGILLSQEDKFKIKESLEEKISEKYYVFLPSERVEIIICYIVHSRKPVYINHIMDVCKVSRNTVFGDMKIAIQKLRKYELDLKYESKKGYEVVGDAVRKCALFFLYFNKLRALFNEGVLNFFDREKIYKNYECLNLLKNELKIEYMEGDLLSLAALMPVMHNYREKLHFSGLKKEEIFRIKEFQLVEKYFDELEENEKIYLCLHLLASRVSVATDKFFEDRADQSVYGITKALVTEFEKTACVNFEDKEELERALFVHIKTSMYRYKYGIQIGNPFGNDIIREYPNLFDITRKVSRYLEQIIGLPIPDSEVAYLSLHFGAYLKVCKYQGNKLRILIVCVNGISTGNMIKREVLKLLSDIEIVGVVSAVDIINAQDICDLIISTVNIKTIVPVIVVNPILMDEDREYILNHHMVHGVQKNKISNLLFNTIKKYVDKSQYKNLQKDIVQCLQGHSKNLDISVSEKENGILECLSLSKIMISDESLVLQDSVYLAGECLVENGSIEKRYLDVINFQTMYYGSYMFITDRIMLAHAKPEDGVNKMDISMAVFKNPILFREGKRAEIIFVLAAVDHERHLKILNDIFKIAEDKDIIERFVNANTKMEIFEILNEIL
- a CDS encoding restriction endonuclease subunit S, whose product is MSKLDKLIKELCPDGVEYFKVETICNISRGRVMSKNYLRNNKGEYPVYSSQTENDGKLGEISTYDFDGEYITWTTDGAHAGSVFYRYGKFSITNICGMLEVKEKSKNLVRYIYYILKLYAKKYVNKGMGNPKLMSNVMGSIKIPIPPLEIQEEIVHILDSFTELTAELTAELTAELTARKKQYEYYRDKLFTFGDDVPRVKLKDVATIIRGGNFQKKDFRDEGFPCIHYGQIYTKYGMKVKNTISFVEGEIFEKSKKAQKNDIIMAVTSENLKDLCKCLVWLGDEDAAISGDAVIIKHNQNPSYLAYYFYTEMFFTQKRRLAHGTKVIRVTPSNLLDIEIPLPSLEEQERIVSILDKFDKLCNDLTEGLPAEIEARKKQYEYYRDKLLTFKEK
- a CDS encoding PTS sugar transporter subunit IIA; the protein is MDLLDKKNVRLIDGASDWREAIRISVMPLEEGGYVEPRYKEAIISGVEKLGSYIIIAPSIALPHARPEDGVLKSQIAITLFKNEIKFDKENAVARLFLTLAAVDSSGHLNALMKISEILQDKEKVNNILKSDNVETLYGYFN
- a CDS encoding type I restriction endonuclease subunit R: MSFYNVVAETNENTVVYEYIPKKNRSEHYQSEAELEKEFINMLCEQGYEYLSIKTENDLKNNLREKLEELNKYKFSNSEWNSFFKSVIANPNEHIVEKTQKIQEDNIQVLKCDDGSSKNITLIDKKNIHNNSVQVINQYVIGKKDGAKYNNRYDVTILVNGFPLVHVELKRRGVAIKEAFNQINRYQSDSFWAGCGLYEYIQIFVISNGTHTKYYSNTTRFNSVKNSKQSAYRNKNKTSNSFEFTSFWADAKNKTIADLIHFTETFFAKHTILNILTKYCVFTSENILLVMRPYQITATEAIINKIKMSNSCKTYGSTAGGGYIWHTTGSGKTLTSFKTAREASNLNFIDKVLFVVDRKDLDYQTMKEYDRFEKGSANSNVTTKILARQLEDENSKIIITTIQKLSTFVKKNPDHKVYKKHVVIIFDECHRSQFGEMHTSITKKFSKYYLFGFTGTPVFSVNALKKSEACTTEYIFGDKLHAYTIVNAINDKNVLGFKVDYVRTMNMQHEDEIDDEMVNDIDREKLMMHPERIKGVTKYILNKFDLKTYRGHSKYSYFHDLFTNISEIVSKDHGVVEGIKEKQHIIGFNSIFAVASVNMAKLYYDEFKRQMGEDPKNKLRIATIFSFGANEEEYDGDLGDENPENASSLDKSSRDFLEEAIEDYNKMFHTNYDTSSEKFQNYYKDVSLRMKNKELDLLIVVNMFLTGFDATTLNTLWVDKNLKMHGLIQAFSRTNRIFNSVKSHGNIVCFRNLQKCVDDALVVFGDDDAKRVIILNSFKDYYYGYTDKDGKRIPGYLEMVEKLKENFPVSDPNIIGEKNQEEFVLLFGAILRMRNLLISFDEFAGKELITERDFQDYLGKYQDIRDEWNIKRDSGEKMDVGDDVVFEVEFIKEIEINIDYILMLVKKYHDTNCKDKEVIITINKAINASPELRSKRQLIESFIKTVDVTDDIFNEWDKYVISKYEEDVENIVKSENLNLEATKIFLKNAFRNGEIKTYGTDINSFMPSMSRLDRSSGMSRAEKKQSIIYKLKELFERYSGILGFKELARELDQTSEEIKEPVLVGTGQSND
- a CDS encoding GNAT family N-acetyltransferase, encoding MRLVVKYFEELTTIELYEILKSRMEIFVVEQKSTHQDLDDKDYQSLHIFFEDNRRVVGYVRAFFKEDNVVQMGRVLTLYHGKGIGRKLLKEGIEHIKNKMNPKEIYIDAQSYAVGFYELVGFEVCSDEFIRDGIPHIAMNLKL
- a CDS encoding type I restriction-modification system subunit M; this translates as MEVGIRNEQERDEIHRAIWAIADELRGAVDGWDFKNYILGMMFYRYISENLTNYINDGEVETNASFNFAECSDEEVEELREEIIDEKGFYIPPSELFENIRKRSNSDSEWARSSLNEKLDSVFRNIEQSSQGSESEGNFAGLFTDFDVNSNKLGSNVYKRNEKLVKLINGIANMNLASIKDQNIDAFGDAYEYLMGMYASNAGKSGGEFFTPAAVSELLTRLGTVGKKEVNKVYDPACGSGSLLLKSLKVLGRDAVCDGFFGQEINITTYNLCRINMFLHDVGFDKFNIECDDTLVSPKHWDNQPFDLIVSNPPYSIKWEGSDNVTLISDLRFSPAGVLAPKSKADLAFVMHIISWLSPSGTGAIVCFPGIMYRGGSEKKIREYLVNENYIDCIIQLPSNLFFGTSIATCIMIMKKNKKNNKTLFIDASNEYVKDTNNNKLNQENINRIVEIFTKREDIDHISRLVSYEEIKENDFNLSVSTYVEAEDTREKIDIVKLNSEIKEIVLREEMLRKEIDKIIEEIERDNE